A genomic stretch from Anaerolinea thermophila UNI-1 includes:
- the atpF gene encoding F0F1 ATP synthase subunit B: protein MEALGINLGYLLVYIFSFAVVFITLRAWVFVPLSEMMEKRRKTIAQGLEDARIAAEARANAEKEAQSILADAQQKAAEIVREATLRAQKVEEEIRAQAEAEAGKARAQVMAELEGERNRMLSELRGQVGALAIAAAQKLIGENLDEKRQHALLNEFFAGVRGGKVVVLEGIESVVADHAEIVSALPLTEEEQELVKREVLSRLGSAAAVSFRVDPSILGGLIVRLGNRVVDGSLAGQLEGLRQSLR, encoded by the coding sequence TTGGAAGCACTGGGTATTAACCTTGGTTATTTGCTGGTCTACATCTTCTCTTTCGCAGTGGTGTTTATCACCCTGCGAGCCTGGGTTTTCGTGCCGCTTTCGGAGATGATGGAAAAGCGCCGCAAGACGATTGCTCAGGGTCTGGAAGATGCCCGTATTGCCGCGGAAGCGCGCGCCAATGCGGAAAAAGAAGCTCAATCCATCCTGGCGGATGCCCAGCAGAAGGCTGCTGAAATCGTTCGTGAAGCCACTTTGCGTGCTCAGAAGGTTGAAGAAGAGATTCGCGCCCAAGCCGAAGCCGAAGCCGGTAAAGCCCGTGCTCAGGTGATGGCAGAACTCGAAGGGGAGCGCAATCGTATGCTGTCTGAGTTGCGTGGTCAGGTAGGCGCGCTAGCAATTGCCGCGGCGCAGAAGTTAATTGGCGAGAATCTGGATGAAAAGCGTCAGCATGCCCTGCTCAACGAATTCTTTGCCGGTGTCCGTGGTGGAAAAGTGGTCGTGCTGGAAGGGATTGAAAGCGTTGTTGCCGATCACGCAGAGATTGTGAGTGCTTTGCCCCTGACGGAAGAAGAACAGGAATTGGTGAAACGAGAAGTCCTCTCCCGACTGGGTTCGGCGGCGGCGGTTTCCTTCCGCGTAGATCCCTCTATCCTTGGCGGGTTGATTGTTCGTCTGGGCAACCGTGTCGTGGATGGTTCGCTGGCAGGACAACTGGAAGGTTTGCGCCAATCCTTGCGATAA
- a CDS encoding AtpZ/AtpI family protein, producing MSQTNAPKPDRSRYWLNLTLAGFAAQAGCVTLVIVLGAVLGGLWLDARFQTRPVMTLILVFASIPISLLVMFFIVRATTAKIKSNLKHQNGEEADIGKNG from the coding sequence ATGAGCCAGACCAACGCCCCGAAGCCCGATCGAAGCCGTTACTGGCTGAATCTGACGCTGGCAGGGTTTGCCGCTCAGGCAGGGTGTGTCACACTTGTAATTGTGTTAGGGGCTGTTTTAGGGGGATTGTGGCTGGATGCACGTTTTCAGACCCGTCCAGTGATGACTTTGATCCTTGTCTTCGCCAGCATCCCAATTTCATTGCTGGTGATGTTTTTTATTGTTCGTGCCACTACGGCAAAGATTAAGAGCAACCTGAAACATCAGAATGGAGAGGAGGCAGACATTGGAAAAAACGGTTAA
- the atpE gene encoding ATP synthase F0 subunit C — MTGDIIEAAKFIGAGLSMIGALGAGIGIGLSVQGALEGMARNPDTYGNLLTNMILGIAFSEAIAIYCLVIAFLMLFVL; from the coding sequence ATGACTGGGGATATTATCGAGGCGGCAAAATTCATCGGCGCTGGGCTTTCCATGATTGGGGCTCTGGGTGCGGGGATTGGCATCGGTTTAAGTGTTCAGGGCGCGCTGGAGGGTATGGCGCGTAATCCTGACACTTATGGTAACCTGCTCACCAACATGATTTTGGGGATTGCTTTCTCGGAAGCCATCGCCATTTACTGTCTGGTGATCGCGTTCCTCATGCTCTTCGTGCTGTAA
- a CDS encoding carbohydrate kinase family protein — MEDLGLVAIGEILVDLIGTEPAENLDATECFCRFQGGSPANLAVNVARLGGRSALIACVGNDAFGRFLERRVAQSGVDVRWLRHEEQAPTSLVFVSRTSGTPDFQPYRGADFRITARDIPDEVIRAAQVVHITTWPLSMEPSRSAVLSAIQRAKAWGKAVSFDPNFSPKVWANHSQALEVIREVYRSVTLTKASLVDCHRLFGEGETPAEYIRRFHDWGAEIVVFTMGEQGSLLSQRGHPALRLPVRPVQVVDATGAGDAFWAGFLTAWMDGKSPRECLLFAREVVEIKLKTVGPLREGLNRWEIYARMPQPDEEFMPWHGS; from the coding sequence ATGGAAGATTTAGGGCTGGTTGCCATTGGAGAAATTCTGGTAGATCTCATCGGGACGGAGCCTGCAGAAAACCTGGATGCGACGGAGTGCTTTTGCCGATTTCAAGGCGGCTCACCTGCCAACCTGGCGGTGAACGTGGCACGCCTGGGTGGGCGTTCGGCGTTGATTGCTTGTGTAGGAAATGATGCCTTTGGGCGATTCCTGGAGCGCCGCGTAGCACAAAGCGGGGTGGATGTCCGCTGGTTGCGCCACGAGGAACAGGCTCCCACAAGTTTGGTGTTCGTGTCACGTACCTCTGGCACGCCGGACTTCCAGCCTTACCGCGGCGCCGACTTTCGCATCACAGCCCGGGATATCCCCGACGAGGTAATTCGGGCGGCGCAGGTGGTACACATCACCACCTGGCCTCTCTCGATGGAGCCTTCCCGCTCTGCGGTACTCAGCGCCATCCAGCGGGCAAAGGCATGGGGCAAAGCCGTCTCTTTTGACCCGAATTTCAGCCCCAAGGTGTGGGCAAATCATTCGCAAGCCCTGGAAGTCATTCGTGAAGTGTACCGCTCAGTGACGTTGACCAAAGCCTCGCTGGTAGATTGTCACCGCCTGTTTGGGGAGGGGGAAACGCCGGCTGAATACATTCGGCGGTTCCATGATTGGGGAGCGGAGATTGTCGTTTTCACCATGGGTGAGCAGGGCTCTTTGCTTTCCCAACGGGGACATCCTGCGTTACGATTACCGGTGCGTCCTGTTCAGGTGGTGGATGCCACCGGCGCCGGAGATGCCTTCTGGGCGGGATTCCTGACAGCCTGGATGGATGGAAAATCTCCCCGGGAATGTTTGCTCTTTGCCCGCGAGGTTGTGGAAATCAAACTGAAAACGGTTGGGCCGCTTCGCGAAGGGTTAAACCGTTGGGAAATCTATGCTCGAATGCCACAACCGGATGAGGAATTTATGCCCTGGCATGGAAGTTAA
- the atpB gene encoding F0F1 ATP synthase subunit A: MEKTVNRGPLGIRHRWWVLLFIILNIVAVIFVKPVQPHIQVAPENLTHEPLFTLPVIGEFYLTNTLVMLVLVLLVIFWLAYSVHRELKSGTLVPKGVAGLMEALVEILYNLTESSAGKYAKTIFPWFATILIFVLVGNLMKLTPIVETFGLVHEVKEGGHALQELLPGVVNILPGEVHEGETGYHIIPFFRGIPTDLNFTLALALISVVMTQVIGVRAQGGAYFYKFFNVLNLFKKPFFGAMDFLVGLLELISEFAKILSFAFRLFGNMFAGAVLLFLVGSLIPVFMQSFVVLFEVFVGLIQAFVFGMLTMVFMAQATRGHGGEHGEGAH, from the coding sequence TTGGAAAAAACGGTTAATCGTGGACCATTGGGCATTCGACATCGCTGGTGGGTCTTATTATTCATCATCCTCAACATTGTTGCGGTGATTTTTGTCAAACCCGTACAGCCTCATATTCAGGTCGCCCCTGAAAATCTCACCCATGAGCCGTTGTTCACTTTACCCGTCATCGGGGAGTTCTATCTCACCAATACCCTGGTGATGCTGGTTCTGGTACTGCTGGTTATTTTCTGGCTGGCATACTCTGTACACCGTGAATTGAAGAGTGGCACGCTGGTTCCCAAAGGGGTGGCAGGGTTGATGGAAGCCCTGGTGGAGATTCTCTATAACCTCACGGAATCTTCTGCAGGAAAGTATGCTAAAACCATCTTCCCCTGGTTTGCAACCATCCTGATTTTTGTATTGGTTGGCAACCTGATGAAACTCACCCCCATTGTGGAAACGTTTGGCTTGGTGCATGAAGTCAAGGAAGGTGGTCATGCCCTTCAGGAACTTCTTCCCGGGGTTGTGAACATTTTGCCCGGCGAAGTGCATGAAGGAGAAACGGGGTATCATATTATTCCTTTCTTCCGCGGTATTCCCACCGATTTGAACTTTACCCTGGCGCTGGCGCTCATCTCGGTGGTGATGACTCAGGTGATTGGGGTACGCGCGCAGGGCGGGGCTTATTTCTATAAGTTCTTCAATGTGCTGAATTTATTCAAGAAGCCATTCTTTGGGGCAATGGACTTTCTGGTAGGACTGCTGGAATTGATTTCCGAGTTTGCCAAAATCCTCTCATTTGCATTCCGGTTGTTCGGCAATATGTTTGCCGGTGCTGTATTGCTTTTCCTGGTAGGCTCGCTCATTCCGGTATTCATGCAGTCCTTTGTGGTGCTGTTTGAGGTGTTCGTGGGCTTGATTCAAGCCTTTGTGTTTGGCATGTTGACTATGGTCTTTATGGCTCAGGCTACTCGTGGACATGGCGGGGAGCATGGTGAGGGCGCTCACTAA
- a CDS encoding UDP-N-acetylmuramoyl-L-alanyl-D-glutamate--2,6-diaminopimelate ligase, translating to MIGFVRRTLPELIRHLPIQVFWEGTLPDVPVTGITYNHRDAQPGYIFVAFPGTRVDGHTFIPHAIERGIVAVVGMQEISGLSIPYLRVSNSREALAYLSAAFYNFPAHEMTVIGVTGTDGKTTTSNLIYQILLAAGHSAGIVSTVNAVIGDEVVDTGFHVTTPEAPEVQRYLSRMRAAGLTHVVLEATSHGLEQHRVTGCEFDVGVVTNITHEHLDYHGSYEAYRAAKGRLFTMLSETPEKPHGNPRLAVLNRDDQSYEYLQSLVRVPAVSYGLAEGADLRAENIRYEADRLRFDIVGRDFRQPVETCLVGEYNVSNCLAAFAATVLGLGIDSQHAAQGIANMSGVPGRMERIHMGQSFHAIVDFAHTPNALKQALLTARQITRGRVIAVFGSAGLRDREKRRLMAEVSAQLADISIFTAEDPRTESLEGILEEMARGAESQGAVRGKQFYLVPDRGDAIRMAVQMAKPDDLVIACGKGHEQSMCFGETEYPWDDRVAMRAALAELLGVPGPAMPYLPTRER from the coding sequence ATGATCGGTTTTGTGCGCCGTACACTCCCTGAGTTGATTCGCCACCTTCCCATTCAGGTATTCTGGGAAGGAACTCTCCCCGATGTTCCGGTGACCGGTATTACTTATAACCATCGAGACGCTCAACCCGGTTATATCTTCGTGGCTTTCCCCGGTACCCGCGTGGATGGGCATACCTTTATCCCTCACGCCATCGAACGAGGAATCGTTGCGGTTGTAGGGATGCAGGAAATCTCCGGGCTTTCTATCCCATACTTGCGTGTATCCAATTCACGCGAGGCGCTGGCATACCTGTCGGCGGCTTTTTACAATTTCCCTGCGCATGAGATGACCGTCATCGGGGTCACCGGCACAGACGGGAAGACTACCACATCAAACCTGATTTACCAAATTTTGCTGGCTGCCGGGCATAGCGCTGGCATTGTCTCCACCGTCAATGCGGTGATTGGCGATGAAGTGGTCGATACCGGCTTTCACGTTACCACGCCCGAAGCCCCCGAGGTTCAGCGGTACCTTTCGCGTATGCGTGCTGCCGGACTTACCCATGTGGTGCTGGAAGCCACTTCGCATGGATTGGAACAGCATCGTGTTACTGGCTGCGAATTTGATGTGGGCGTGGTCACCAATATCACCCATGAGCATCTGGATTATCACGGTTCGTATGAAGCCTATCGAGCGGCAAAGGGGCGGCTTTTCACCATGCTCTCCGAAACGCCGGAAAAGCCGCATGGCAATCCTCGTCTGGCTGTGCTGAACCGTGATGACCAATCTTACGAGTATTTGCAGAGCCTTGTGCGGGTGCCTGCGGTGAGTTATGGTTTGGCTGAGGGGGCAGACCTGCGCGCAGAGAACATTCGCTATGAAGCAGATCGTTTGCGCTTTGATATTGTGGGAAGAGACTTTCGCCAGCCTGTCGAAACCTGTCTGGTGGGTGAGTACAATGTCAGCAATTGTTTAGCTGCTTTTGCCGCTACAGTTTTAGGTTTAGGCATCGACTCACAGCACGCCGCACAGGGTATTGCCAACATGAGCGGTGTGCCTGGACGCATGGAGCGCATTCACATGGGGCAGTCATTCCACGCCATCGTGGATTTTGCCCATACTCCCAATGCCCTCAAACAAGCCTTGTTAACCGCTCGTCAAATAACCAGAGGACGAGTGATTGCCGTGTTCGGCTCGGCAGGTTTGCGTGACCGCGAAAAGCGCCGCCTGATGGCGGAAGTTTCTGCACAACTGGCAGATATTTCCATCTTTACTGCCGAAGACCCGCGCACTGAGTCGCTGGAGGGAATTCTGGAAGAAATGGCGCGCGGCGCTGAGTCCCAAGGGGCTGTGCGGGGAAAGCAGTTTTATCTGGTGCCAGACCGCGGCGATGCCATCCGCATGGCGGTGCAGATGGCAAAACCGGACGATTTGGTAATTGCCTGCGGCAAAGGGCATGAGCAATCCATGTGCTTTGGCGAGACAGAATATCCCTGGGATGACCGTGTTGCCATGCGGGCAGCCCTGGCGGAACTTCTGGGTGTGCCGGGTCCTGCCATGCCATATCTGCCCACCCGGGAGCGTTAA
- a CDS encoding NADH-quinone oxidoreductase subunit N → MTPAPFEPSMLLTILPEMLLVVLAALVLILNVGLRRQADGVLGWFTAIGLAVIAVLSAVFARPAETPQLIFGGMLRLDWVSFSFRLLFLLGAAITVLISIGHSRTLTGEYLALVLVATLGMSLMASSANLIMLYLAIETTSLPLYILAGFHIESQKSVESGIKYMLYGAVTSAVMLYGFSWLFGLSGTANLTMIPFRLTQSGVSSLLVGGALFLTLVGFGFKISVAPFHFWAPDVYEGAPTPIAGFLSTASKAAGFAVLVRVLLVVFPQMASFWTMVVAILAALSMIIGNLLALTQRNLKRLLAYSSIAQAGYILVGVAADSPLGVAGMVYYLASYLVTNLAAFAIVWLVAQQVGSEDLDAFAGLGKRNPAIALAMLISLLSLGGIPPLSGFIGKVLVFAAAIEAGQIALAILGVLTSVIGLYYYLTVMKTLYRPGADETPLKPSVSWKTAMLVCVVLMLALGVIVAPWYGQSLAAASALF, encoded by the coding sequence ATGACACCTGCTCCCTTTGAACCTTCAATGCTTTTAACCATTCTTCCGGAAATGTTGCTGGTTGTTCTGGCGGCGCTGGTGCTGATTTTGAACGTGGGGTTGCGTCGTCAGGCAGATGGTGTGCTGGGGTGGTTTACCGCTATTGGCTTGGCGGTGATTGCGGTGTTAAGCGCGGTATTTGCCCGCCCTGCCGAGACCCCACAGTTAATTTTTGGGGGAATGCTTCGGCTGGATTGGGTGTCTTTCAGTTTCCGCTTGCTTTTCCTGCTCGGTGCAGCGATTACCGTGCTGATTTCTATCGGGCATTCTCGCACCCTCACGGGGGAGTATCTGGCCCTGGTGCTGGTGGCAACCCTGGGAATGAGCCTGATGGCGTCTTCTGCGAATCTCATCATGCTTTACCTGGCAATTGAGACCACCTCGCTCCCACTGTATATCCTGGCGGGTTTCCACATTGAGAGCCAGAAATCGGTTGAATCGGGCATCAAGTATATGCTCTATGGTGCAGTCACCTCGGCGGTGATGCTTTACGGCTTCAGTTGGCTTTTCGGGCTGAGTGGTACTGCCAATCTTACCATGATCCCCTTCCGCCTTACTCAGAGCGGCGTTTCCTCGCTACTGGTGGGCGGTGCGCTTTTCCTGACTCTGGTGGGGTTTGGGTTCAAAATTTCGGTGGCTCCCTTCCATTTCTGGGCGCCGGATGTCTATGAGGGCGCGCCTACACCGATTGCAGGCTTCCTGTCCACGGCTTCCAAAGCGGCAGGTTTTGCCGTGCTGGTGCGTGTGTTGCTGGTGGTGTTCCCGCAGATGGCATCCTTCTGGACGATGGTGGTTGCCATCCTCGCAGCGTTGAGTATGATCATCGGAAACCTGCTCGCCCTGACCCAGCGGAATCTTAAGCGCTTGCTGGCGTACTCTTCGATTGCTCAGGCAGGGTATATTCTGGTTGGTGTGGCTGCAGATTCTCCGCTTGGGGTGGCGGGAATGGTGTATTACCTGGCTTCGTATCTGGTCACCAATCTGGCGGCATTTGCCATTGTCTGGTTGGTGGCGCAACAGGTTGGTTCAGAGGACCTGGATGCCTTTGCCGGACTGGGAAAACGTAACCCGGCGATTGCCCTGGCGATGCTCATCAGTTTGCTCTCGCTGGGAGGGATTCCTCCCTTGAGTGGTTTTATTGGAAAGGTGCTGGTGTTTGCTGCAGCAATTGAAGCGGGGCAGATCGCCCTTGCTATTCTTGGCGTGCTGACCTCAGTCATTGGGTTATACTACTATCTTACGGTGATGAAAACCCTTTACCGCCCGGGCGCTGATGAAACTCCTTTGAAGCCTTCGGTTTCCTGGAAAACCGCTATGCTGGTTTGTGTGGTCTTGATGCTGGCGCTCGGGGTGATTGTGGCTCCTTGGTACGGGCAATCTCTTGCCGCGGCTTCGGCGTTGTTCTAA
- a CDS encoding YcgN family cysteine cluster protein, producing the protein MLEPEFWKKKSLEEMNQEEWEALCDGCARCCLYKLQDEETGEVFYTNVVCRLLDVERCRCTAYSERSSLMPTCLVLNPRQARELKWMPQTCAYRLLAEGKPLEWWHPLVSGDPNTVHLAGISVRYRVIEEKDADMEDLESYVVDWLG; encoded by the coding sequence ATGCTTGAGCCGGAGTTCTGGAAAAAGAAATCCCTCGAAGAAATGAATCAGGAGGAATGGGAAGCCCTGTGTGATGGCTGTGCCCGCTGTTGCCTGTATAAATTACAGGATGAAGAAACCGGCGAGGTCTTTTACACCAATGTGGTTTGCCGATTGCTGGATGTGGAGCGTTGCCGTTGCACGGCTTATTCTGAGCGCTCCAGCCTTATGCCTACCTGCCTTGTCCTGAACCCTCGACAAGCCCGTGAACTCAAATGGATGCCCCAGACCTGTGCCTACCGGTTGCTTGCTGAAGGAAAACCGCTGGAGTGGTGGCATCCTCTGGTTTCGGGTGATCCCAATACGGTTCATCTGGCGGGCATTTCCGTGCGTTACCGCGTGATTGAGGAAAAAGATGCTGATATGGAAGACCTGGAGTCCTATGTAGTGGACTGGTTGGGCTAG
- a CDS encoding polyribonucleotide nucleotidyltransferase, with protein MQPESKVFTALVGGQPVVFETGKLAGQAGGAVTVRLGDSMVFAAATMSPEPREGIDFFPLSVEYEERLYAGGRIPGSYFRREGKPSTEAILTARLTDRPLRPLFNKEMRNEVQVILFSLSADQENPLDILCINAASAALMISDIPWGGPVGAVRIGRIDGQFIINPTFSQMEISDLDLRIAGTRDAILMVECGAKEVAEDVMVQALQFGHEALQPLIDAQLQMAAEVGKPKREVPLFPLDPTLVDQVYEKAAGALEAALDAPHDKAQLNEAVDALQKQIVEEMAAGDETLVEPLKNAFTEVYKKVVRRRILEKGIRPDHRTPTEIRPIWCEVGISPRAHGSGLFTRGETQVLTLATLGTPREAQELDSLVPIETKRYMHHYNFPPYSTGEVKPLRGQSRREIGHGALAERALEPVIPPEDEFPYTLRLVSEVLSSNGSTSMASVCGSTLALMDTGVPIKAPVAGVAMGLIKEGDNAVILTDIQGLEDHLGDMDFKVAGTEKGITALQMDIKIKGITPELMSRALAQAREARLDILKKMLAVIPAPRPELKPHVPRITILKVPVDKIGAIIGPGGKLIRALQEETNTRIDIEDDGTVYIASTDKAGEMAARERIEAVTETPQVGRIYTGKVVRVTDFGAFVEILPNVDGMVHISQLDSERVNRVEDVVNVGDEVTVMVTNIDPDGKIRLSRQAVLEGWSAEEAQERDRPGSRSGNGGGRPAPSRTGNAPRSGGRPGNESRSGGKPGGGNRGDAGRGTQRRR; from the coding sequence ATGCAACCAGAATCAAAAGTTTTTACCGCCCTCGTGGGAGGGCAACCTGTCGTATTTGAAACCGGCAAACTTGCCGGTCAGGCTGGCGGCGCGGTGACCGTGCGCCTTGGCGATTCCATGGTTTTTGCTGCCGCCACCATGTCTCCAGAACCCCGTGAAGGCATCGACTTCTTCCCGCTCTCTGTGGAATATGAAGAACGCCTTTACGCGGGTGGACGTATTCCGGGTTCCTACTTCCGTCGGGAAGGCAAACCCTCTACCGAAGCCATTCTTACCGCACGTCTGACCGACCGTCCTCTGCGCCCGCTCTTCAACAAGGAAATGCGTAATGAGGTTCAGGTGATCCTGTTCTCGCTTTCGGCAGATCAGGAAAACCCGCTGGATATCCTGTGCATCAACGCTGCCTCTGCGGCACTGATGATTTCGGATATTCCATGGGGCGGACCCGTTGGGGCGGTACGCATTGGACGGATTGACGGGCAGTTTATCATCAACCCCACCTTCTCCCAGATGGAGATTTCCGATCTGGACCTGCGCATTGCCGGTACTCGCGATGCCATCCTGATGGTGGAATGCGGCGCTAAAGAAGTGGCAGAAGATGTCATGGTGCAGGCACTGCAGTTTGGGCATGAAGCCCTGCAACCACTCATCGACGCTCAACTCCAAATGGCGGCTGAAGTGGGCAAACCCAAGCGCGAAGTGCCCCTGTTTCCGCTTGACCCAACCCTGGTGGATCAGGTGTACGAAAAAGCCGCTGGAGCCCTGGAAGCCGCACTGGATGCGCCCCATGACAAGGCTCAATTGAATGAAGCCGTAGATGCCCTGCAAAAGCAAATTGTCGAAGAAATGGCGGCTGGCGATGAGACACTGGTGGAACCGCTTAAGAACGCCTTTACGGAAGTTTACAAGAAAGTAGTGCGCCGCCGCATTCTGGAAAAAGGTATTCGCCCCGATCACCGCACCCCCACCGAGATTCGCCCCATTTGGTGCGAAGTGGGCATCAGCCCACGCGCCCATGGTTCCGGGTTGTTCACTCGCGGCGAGACCCAGGTCCTCACGCTTGCCACTCTTGGCACTCCACGCGAAGCGCAGGAATTGGATTCGCTTGTACCTATCGAGACCAAGCGTTACATGCATCATTACAACTTCCCGCCTTACTCCACCGGAGAGGTTAAACCCCTGCGCGGGCAATCTCGCCGGGAAATCGGGCATGGTGCGCTGGCAGAACGGGCGCTCGAACCGGTCATTCCGCCGGAAGATGAGTTCCCATACACCCTGCGCCTGGTTTCTGAAGTATTGTCCTCGAACGGTTCCACGTCCATGGCGTCCGTTTGCGGTTCTACCCTGGCACTGATGGATACCGGTGTGCCTATCAAAGCGCCGGTGGCAGGGGTTGCCATGGGTTTGATTAAAGAAGGCGACAACGCCGTGATTCTGACCGACATTCAAGGGCTGGAAGATCACCTGGGCGATATGGACTTCAAGGTGGCTGGAACGGAGAAAGGCATCACCGCTTTGCAAATGGACATCAAGATCAAAGGCATCACCCCAGAATTGATGTCCCGCGCCCTGGCACAGGCACGCGAAGCCCGTCTTGACATTCTCAAGAAGATGCTGGCAGTTATCCCGGCACCCCGACCCGAACTGAAACCGCACGTACCGCGAATCACCATCCTGAAAGTACCTGTGGACAAGATTGGCGCCATCATCGGTCCGGGCGGGAAATTAATTCGCGCTTTGCAGGAAGAGACCAACACCCGCATTGACATCGAAGACGACGGCACGGTGTACATTGCCTCGACCGACAAAGCCGGAGAGATGGCGGCACGCGAGCGCATCGAAGCCGTAACCGAGACTCCGCAGGTGGGACGCATCTACACCGGCAAGGTGGTACGGGTGACCGACTTCGGCGCTTTTGTCGAAATCCTGCCTAACGTGGACGGCATGGTGCACATCTCCCAACTGGACTCCGAGCGTGTCAACCGCGTGGAAGACGTGGTCAACGTGGGCGATGAAGTTACCGTCATGGTCACCAACATTGATCCCGATGGCAAAATCCGCCTTTCCCGCCAGGCTGTGCTGGAAGGCTGGAGCGCGGAAGAGGCTCAGGAACGCGACCGTCCGGGTTCCCGCAGTGGAAACGGCGGCGGACGCCCTGCCCCCTCCCGCACGGGGAATGCTCCACGAAGCGGGGGGCGCCCCGGGAATGAATCGCGTAGCGGCGGGAAACCCGGTGGAGGCAACCGTGGGGATGCTGGTCGCGGTACACAGCGCCGCAGATAA
- a CDS encoding complex I subunit 4 family protein yields MGFPILSLIIFIPLVAGLIILAMPAERKQAIRVIALIASLLDLALAFWVYFAYDVQLGGYQFIERMEWVKSLGIAYFTGVNGVSVPLVLLGAVVLTAGVMVSWHVEERPREFFAFYMFLGTSVQGVFCSLDLFMLFFFFELAVFPKYLMIAIWGYPKTRDYGSMKLTLYLFLGSVLSLVGVLAMWSAGGHTFDMLQLEQAGFSRAFQIGWFLVVFGGFAILGGIFPFHSWAPDGHVAAPTAVSMMLAGVEMKVGAFAALRVAITLMPEGAQFYAPLILALGTVNVVYGALIAMIQSDFKYVIGFSSVSHMGLVMIGFATLNREGLLGAGLQMFSHGVMTALFFAVVGMVYDRAHTRHIPELGGLVQKMPLAALGFIVAGLVSMGMPAFSGFVAEFPIFMGAWQVMPIVAIIAILGVIVTAGYILLVVRRVFFGSLPENLNVLVGDVSVMDKIVIVGLSAMMILMGILPTWSRMVPLIESGIAQILVLVGGA; encoded by the coding sequence ATGGGTTTTCCAATCTTGAGCCTGATCATCTTTATTCCTCTCGTTGCCGGGCTGATCATCCTGGCGATGCCGGCGGAGCGCAAGCAAGCCATTCGTGTGATTGCACTGATTGCCAGCCTGCTGGATCTGGCGCTGGCGTTCTGGGTGTACTTCGCCTACGATGTGCAATTGGGGGGCTATCAGTTCATTGAGCGCATGGAGTGGGTGAAATCGCTGGGCATTGCCTACTTCACGGGGGTGAACGGCGTCAGTGTGCCGCTGGTGCTTCTGGGAGCGGTGGTTCTTACTGCCGGGGTGATGGTTTCCTGGCATGTGGAAGAGCGCCCACGTGAATTTTTCGCTTTTTACATGTTCCTGGGTACCAGCGTTCAGGGTGTTTTCTGTTCGCTGGACCTGTTCATGCTGTTTTTCTTCTTTGAATTGGCGGTATTCCCCAAATACCTGATGATTGCCATTTGGGGCTACCCCAAAACCCGTGATTACGGCTCGATGAAACTGACCCTTTACCTCTTCCTGGGGTCGGTGCTTTCCCTGGTGGGGGTGCTGGCGATGTGGAGCGCAGGTGGGCATACCTTCGACATGCTGCAACTGGAACAGGCAGGTTTCAGCCGTGCCTTCCAGATTGGCTGGTTCCTGGTGGTCTTTGGCGGGTTTGCCATTCTGGGGGGTATTTTCCCCTTCCATTCCTGGGCGCCCGATGGTCATGTTGCCGCGCCGACAGCCGTTTCGATGATGCTGGCGGGTGTGGAGATGAAAGTAGGGGCGTTCGCTGCTCTGCGTGTAGCCATCACTCTCATGCCTGAGGGGGCGCAGTTCTATGCACCGCTCATTCTGGCGCTGGGAACGGTCAATGTAGTGTATGGCGCGCTGATTGCCATGATTCAGAGTGATTTCAAGTATGTCATCGGCTTCTCCTCTGTTTCGCACATGGGGCTGGTGATGATTGGTTTTGCCACCCTGAACCGCGAGGGGTTGCTCGGCGCTGGCTTGCAGATGTTCTCCCATGGCGTGATGACGGCTCTCTTCTTTGCTGTGGTTGGTATGGTGTACGACCGCGCGCATACCCGTCATATTCCCGAACTGGGGGGCTTGGTTCAGAAAATGCCCTTGGCGGCGCTGGGCTTCATTGTGGCAGGGTTGGTTTCGATGGGCATGCCTGCCTTCTCCGGCTTTGTGGCAGAGTTTCCCATCTTCATGGGCGCCTGGCAGGTGATGCCGATTGTAGCCATCATCGCCATTCTGGGTGTGATTGTCACCGCTGGATACATTTTGCTGGTTGTCCGCAGGGTTTTCTTTGGAAGCCTTCCTGAAAATTTGAATGTCCTGGTGGGAGATGTCTCTGTAATGGATAAGATTGTTATCGTGGGACTCTCGGCGATGATGATTTTGATGGGCATTTTGCCCACCTGGAGTCGGATGGTCCCATTGATTGAGTCGGGCATTGCCCAAATTCTGGTCCTGGTGGGAGGAGCCTAA